The genomic stretch gattcgaacccacgttCTCCGGTTGCCGTAAgattgcttgtgggtggagctacacAGTCGCTACGTGTGAATGCAATCTCGAAGTTGCTCCTAAGACGTTTGTtcgagttgctggaaaaagttgccccatGTGAACGCGGCCTTATTCGATGTTCAACCAGGGGCAATGTGCAGCCCACATTTCGTCAAGCGGGGTACAGCGACCTTGACGAAATTTGCCCTGTCCTATCGTACCCATGTACCGCACATTGACCAGCCCAGTTCACCGCGGATGGTCCAATGAGTGATGAAAGCTGTTCACTTGCAGAGCTGCGTTCTCGAATGTGGAAGCTAAGTTCGACAGATGTGGGCGACACTGCAGTTCTGGAGTATGTCAACTTTGACAAGCATGATGACACCCGAGCCGCGATTGCGGATGGAGATGTCATTAATGCTGACGACGGTCGCTTCCACTGATGACCAGAGTCCACAGAGTACGGCTCTAGCATTTGAGCAAAAGAACGACGTTTCTAATAGTAATTAAAATTTAATGTATTAGAATAAGACAAGTCATCAGTAAGAGTTTGCAGGTGCTGAATTTTACTGAAATGACGGTGGATGACGGTATGTCCTCCGGAATAAACGCAGCACTTGTGGACAACTGATGGCCCGTCTACTCTCAACTTTCATttacagtagaacctcgctaATTCGATCTCGCTTAATTCGAAATTCCAGTTAATTCGAAGGATTGCTGCGGTCCAGTCTTCACGCGTTGCAATCTGACCGCATAATTTGAAGAAAACTGTCCCGTATCCCGCTTAATTCGTAAGTTTCCTCCCGAATTTCATCATCTTCCATCGGCTTCCAACTGACGCAACGACGACCTGCCATAAAAACCAAGTGCTTGCTCCCTTGCTGACTACCCTTTCCCAGCAGCCAATCACGCGGCACAACCTCCTCGCTCCTCGTGCTTCCTTGCCAGCCAGTGTCCCAGCTGTTCTACCATTACGGAGTATGCGAACACGTTCTGGCTTGCTTTTGTTTCATGCTTTTGTTGAGATCCACTTCGAAGTTCACTTCTTGCCTGTGGGCTGTGGAGACAGCCCGTGAGTGAGGTATAAGACGCTGATGATGAAAGAAAGAGTGGCGATCACCGAGCCGCGAGATCTGCAATGTGCTGAGGGATTCGAGTCTTTCGAAGAGTACGCCAGGATAGAAGACAAAGAACAGACCTGTGCCGCAAGTCGCACGAGGGACATCGTTCTGAACACGGCTCGCGCAAATGAACAGAGTGATGATGACGACGGTGATGAGTCTGCATGCACGCCGTCGTGATGGACTTCGATGAACTGAACGAACGGTGATGTGCGATGTCATTTTCGGAAAGCGGCAGACGAAGATAAGTGAATTCTTcggcaaataaatatattttccttCACCATGTGCCCAGGTTTGCTTAGTTCGAACGCCCgcttaattaattatttttttcgCCATCCAGATGActtcgaattaacgaggttctactgtatctGGGTCTCCCACTGTCCCCCCCGACATTTTTGCTGGAAACGGACAACACTGGATAAACGACGGTCGACTGTACTATCATTCCTATCTTGTGTCTTGTCTGACAAAAGAAACAGAGACAAGAAAGCAAGCGAAGAAAATGGCAGAAAGATATCTTGTTGCATGCTCAACTTGGCTTGTGCCACGCAATGATGCATATTTCTGCCCCGTCTGCAATAGCCCGCGGCTACTATGTGCCGAGACACTCTGCAAAAAATCGTACGCTGCGAGATATCGGGGGTGAAAACAAGGCATTCGACGTAATGACAACGCTGCTAATAACAATCGCACAAGTAGATAAAAGTTTCAACTTCAGATAAAAGAGTAACAGAGATAACAGTCAGATTAACAGCATGCCAGCACACATATCAGCTTATCAACATGTGATACTTGTAACTTCAGCAGCGTCAGTTCTCCCGACAGATTCCGTCCAACTGAGGGCCCCCCCCCCGGACTACTCCCATCAGCATCCAGACACTCGCTCTGCCCTCGGTAAGCAATTATATCTGTTCAACCTCAGTCTCACTAAATGCTGTCAACCGCATTTCCTTCCAGCAGACCAAAGGATGAAAGTAGGCGAAGCTGTCTCTCTGAAGTGTATACCACACTGGAGACGACACACAATGTCTCTGTGACGATAATGGCTCGAAAAATAGTTCAAACCTTTTCAGCAACAATGCACGGGTCTTGTGGACGAAAGAAAGTATCCTGTCCGAGCTTAGTCTCGGAAAGTGTGGAAGTAGTGGCGTCTGGTGCTTGGTAGAGACCACCACAGACCACCTTCCGCTTGCTGCGCCACATGACACAAAGGTACTGGTACATGCGGGTGGCCCTGCTGCAGCGTTTGCAAGCACGAGGGTGTGGCCCTCCCCACCCGCAGCAGCCTGCCGTCCTTGGGCGAGTtgtcggctgtgctgtgtcTTCATCGGGCCTTGCGCCTTGGGAAGCGTTGTGTCACAGGGTGCGGTATGGGCCCTTCATTTTAAGGTACTGTGAAGGCAATAATACGGGACTGTTTATTATAGAACAACGCTAAAGTagcgcagaagtcatttttaacacccagttttcttcctataaaactgttaactAGGCCAGtgagatgcaccatgcgaagtaattcacaccacagagtcataattatcgcggaaattgaatttaaaatacgccgcaaaaagcgaccgtgcgcaacggtggtgaagagcagtaccagcctgtgatctgcttggaacctcgcgctgacgctataaggagaacgctcgctgattggcctagagaaatgtctgttactcggctgttcggggttctgataaagcctttctccttgccctcggtaatgcttcggccgctccttctatcccaaattctccgggaaaactggcaaaacaggtttacggcggcaaagggacaaggcaatgacccccactgaccggcaaaccagaacgagtctccttatgccatCATcagtgacgtgccatcatacctccccatcctcgttatagctggagtggcgagttaagggtgaacgcgcggagctatgtttatgtgagtttttttctgggaaacaaattgtacacatcaaaacctttcgcgctattcggtataatgacacacacactttcatcagatgtcttaatctgaaatttttttggatggccctctgtactcctttaaaatcTGGGCAGGTTGGGCATACGGAAAATTGTGTAGGATGAGAGCCTCTGTTTAAAAAAGCTAGTGTAATGTTCAAAAGTAAAAAAACAAGGGGCCTCGTTGTTCAGGGAGGCAAAAAGAGATAAAAAAAATCTTAGGGGAGAATTGTGTAAGCGAGTCATCAATAATTTTATCTAAGAAGGTCGATAACTTCATTTCGGGAAAGAAGGATCCGGTCATACACGTGGAAACTCTGACACGAGAAGGGGAGTGCAGTAGAATATAAATAGAGCCTggagtttttgggaaatattttttctccaaattcgggggggggggggggggggcaaaaatcggggaaatcaacatgtgctctaaatttatGTGAATTCGAGTGGAAAAACTTGCAGTATTCTAAATTTGGGAAGAAATCTGGCTCTATTACTCAAacaaactgtactggtttggtacaaacagtgctgtaattgcatttgctgccaaaccaGTTATTTTGCATTCCTACAGCCGTTTCAGTGAGGGcgatttgccgggtaaaaatcgggtttcaccataaagaggcaaccttcaattcggaatgcaaatttggggaagaaacgggttaaaccctagaacttcaggctctaaatataaATAGGTCTCAGTTTCATGGAATAAACCTTTGGTCGGCAGTTCAGTGCAGTCGTCGTGTGTCTTTTACTTGTTCCATCCTTTGACCTTTTTTGCCCAGCACTGGGGTGTTATCGCTTTTAAATGTTTATTATAGTAGCTAGAGGTGCGTGCGGGTGCGGTTGTGCCCGCGGATCTGCGTTACATCCTGGTTTGCAGACAGAAATATGTAACGTTTTGCTATCCGCATGGATAAgggataacgaatttccggataaccGGACCACACAAACATCAGGGGAAACCCGAAAAATTTGGGAGACCATTCTTTATAGCTCCAGAAGAGAGAACAAGGAAAAGATTGTTACTTCAAAAATTCGTGCGAagtgagctgcttgaaattagtaggcacACGTGTGCCAGAATTTTTATCACAGCCACGGCACTCGCTGCgtcaccctgctgttcaaagaagggtAATGTCTCGGAAAGTTGGTCCCGcgcacatgtttttgtctttttgcaaatGCCTTTGGCATAGGCCAAGAGACAGGCGATGCTTTCAGACGGTCTGGACATTGGCGTTTACATGTGGATTTCTTGCGCCCAGTGGGTACAGGGCACCTCTTCCGCTTATAGTCTACCATCTCTACCGTGTGCCCGCCCGCAcacaccaaaagggagtgacctcTGAAGAACGAAGAAATGCCTCCGTGAGAGGTGACACTTTTTCGGAATAATTcgaacacagcacatgccagggacagaggacgttgacacttttctggataagcgaatcagaatgacGCAGGTCCTGGAAGATTGTTAACCATACTTGCTGTTcggatacggataacgaattcgggataaccgagacaaaatccaatggcAGCGGGTTCGTTCCCGGTAATGTAGTCCAgataacgagttttccggatatctgaactccggataagcgagacatgactgtactCAGTGTCGGCGTAGGAGCAGGTGCGGGTACACGTATGTCAACTAGTACAGTTGTGGATGTGGTCGCAAGACTTATGTGCGCCGTTACAGTGTGGGCGCCGTCAATGTCATCCGCACTCACCTCTAATTATCATCATGCTAACGCAGTTGCGGAGTTCCAACTCGCTGAATAAAGACACGATACATACGATTTGAAGTGCCACTGCGGACCAAATCTCTTGCCTTCAGAGTCTTACCAAATTTTTGCCATTTGCTATCCATGTGTCTCGCCAGtgtattctccaaaaatattaTTTTCTCTGTGTGAAGCGTAAgcatcataaaattaatttctagttttgagaagcATGGCGTCAGGTGGTGCAGTACCTgggcatctggcaacattgctcctcgaagGTAGACTTCCGTCTCCTCACCCACGACCTACGAGATTATAGAGACTGTAGAGGAATacggcgatgatggaatatcccagcgggcagatgggcgcggcctcacgctaggacggtgccggtagaactgaggccggtcaggactcatgtagaggaataccatcgtcctctacagagaccatgtcataatcggcgaTTTCTGTGCATGAGCCAGTCTGTATGATCCGCTACACAGTGGCCCGCAAAATCTCCATCATGATTCGATAGTGCGAACTTGAATTTTGAACTGGCAGAAGTGGATGTAAGgctgcagcagacgacagcaacacaaCAGCGTAAAGAGCTCCCATCAAAACGAAtgaaatgatgatgatagtcAGTTCACAACTTTAGCAAGAATGCACCTCCTGTGGGACATGCACCACGCGTACAAAAATCGTAAGGTATGCTGAAGTACTAGGTATTATAGCAATCGATGAAACAATAAACAGggcgatgagtagcgccaccgctagcgcGGCACCCGGAAGTAGGGGTGGTGATGCAAATGACATGGCCactacagtcgccgaccgatttttcggacatgctcgattattcggactcgttcgcggaacagCCACGGGTCCCATTGaggtgatgtataagaacgtccaaaatttcggacgccgtgcagctccgtcgctcgatatttcggactccgtttgcccaacccgcgaatttctctcttggggcgACGGAAAATATTTGTACGatctgaaattcgtatcaaaagaaatcaacctaCTAAAATaatgaagcaaaaaaattggcagtgatgattgttgactttccattcctctgagtagaagaggtctgtcgtagcgcctttgcgtcttcgtttttggccaacggcccagcacgtgcagtctgcccgcgagtcgcgcgacagcgctgcaaagcgagcttcacctaaagcacacatgcgttaggtgaagccgacttgcggacttgatgacgatGGTGCCCCTGATAGTGTacattgacgaaatgtcgcttcgggaaatagaagctgatgttatcaggcagatctggaagcgcgttagggaagcatcgacaaatttttccagcctactagggcttagtaaagtttattttgaagcgaaattcgttttttcggactgctcgattgtTCGGACTTTTGCGTGATCCCCacagagtccgaaaaatcggacggcgactgtataaTCTAGTGGGCCGTGTCCTCAACCACAGCTGCTGGCTGACTTCCGACGTTGAGTGGAGGGCGGAGACGCTCACACTACTGCTAGAAGAAAGATGCCAACCCCAATGGCGTCACCCAGTCTTAGAGAATCCGAATCTACAGAGTTTTGCGGCTTCTTTCAAAAATTAGTGGAAGCGTGTAATCCTCACCAacggcatttatattttgcgtatTGAGTCTATGAACAAAGCTGATCTACAATCCCAAATAAAATCAATAGAATTTTTTTAGTACGCAATGCTACTTTAAAGGAAAATGAAAGCACTGTTTGAAAACTTCTTCTCAGCTCTTTTACTGTGTCTCCCAGGCAATGTAACCAGCACTCACTAAACTATAACTGAAAGGAAACGTTGTGCTGGCGGCCACCTGTTTTGAACATCACAGAGTGGCACTGACGACCGCATGCTTCACGTGACGAAGCCCATGAACGCAAACTGCCATGACAGCCATTTTGGTCAATGTAAAGTTTTGAGCACATGGCAACATTTGCACTGGCATGGCTGGTGCAGGCACGCAGGCGGCACTATGTCCAAACCTGCGAGAATGGTTCTAGCTCTCGAGATCTGGTGTGACCTTGGAAGTGGTTGGATCGAATATCCAAAGAgattgaaaaagaagaagaagaaaaaaaaaaacgagttctGAACTTCATAACTGGAAAACAACCCGAAGACACTAGGTCGTCCTGCAACAGTTCAAGGTTCACTGTAACTGTGCCATGCATGATAATGTGCCCACCATATGCAGTATGACAGTGCATTAAGCACAGAGCAGCTGGTACAATAAGAAAATAAGAAAGGCTATGACAGCGTGAATCCAGGAAGGTGTCCTGACAATATTGTCAGAGCGCCAAGCTTAGCAAATTCTGAGTGCGCTGCTACAGGAGCTCTGTGCAGCACCCAAAATTGTATCATCAAGATTATAACCAGTGCTAACAAATTTTTGTAATTTATCCAAGGAAATCAAAAAAATATGCTGGTACAATTTAAAGCAATTTgggtttttataaaaaaaaatctgcttttCTTCCTGCATCCAGATTTATGATTGAAGGAAGACAAAAGACAGAGCTCTGGCTGCCTGACAACACAACTCACCTGAATAACAAGGGAAGGCCCGCCGTTGACTATCTCTGGCGGGATTTGAGACAGTGGGCAGTTTTCAATGCTCATGATCTGGAGATTTGTGCACAGGGCCAGCTCAAATGGAAGGCTGTGCAAATTTGGGTTGTCATTGATGTACAATGACTCCAGGTTTTCTAAAGTACCTGCAAATAAAATCATTTTCTTTTAAATATTGTAACTTCTTTGGTCACATGTTTCAAGCACGGGGGCACTGTTCAGTGCGTAGGAGAGCACTAGTCCGGCAAACATTTCCATTAGAATATTCCAGAGGTGTCACATGAAATGACGCTGTTCACTACTCATAAATCAAAAAGGTGCTGTAACAGTCAGCAAGCGGAATGTGTCAATTTTGCCATTACTATCAAATACAGTCGCCattcgatttttcggactctgcggggatcgcgcaaaagtctgAATAAACGAgcagtccgaaatatcgagcgaagGGGCTGTATGgcatccgaaattttggacgttcttatacaccAACTCTAGCCTGTGAAACCCgtggccgttccgcgaacgtgTCCGAAAAATCACGCtagtccgaaaaatcggggtcCAAAAAATCGGTCAGCGACTGTATTTTCCAAATAAGCCACTTTTTCCCATTACTCACCAATCTCTTCAGGCACGCAATTGAGGTTGTTCTCCCCCACACCTAAATAGGTGAGGTTACTAAGGTGGCCAATCGCTCGTGGAAGGCTTGCAAGCTGGTTGCTCTGCACAACCAATTTTTGAAGCTCACGTAAAAAGCCTACAAGAGAGAGAGGGCACATTGCTTAGCATGGTAGCTCGTAATCAGGTCCTGCTTCTGAAAGATGCCAccaaatataaaaataaaataaaccgTCAAATAAGCACGATGTGAAATATAAAAGTTTCCTTGGACCTCACCAATCTCATTGGGCAAGGCATCAAGGCGGTTCTCTTCAAGGTCCAGCACACGCAAGCGAGCTAGGTTCCCAAGGGTGGGAGGCAGACGCCGCAGGAGGTTGTTGCTTAAAATGAGGACTTCGAGTGACTGCAGGTACTGGATGTCGTCGGGAACTTTGCTCAGCTGGTTAGTGCCCAGATTGAGCTCGACCATGTTGGTCCAGGTACCTATGTCTGAAAACGGAGCGGAGGTGTGGTCAGTTGATTATAACAATTGCCGACTGCACAACAGACAGGctgcaagagagagagactcTTAGGCAAGCAGCACtttaaatgtcatcatgacatatAAGTCAGTAGCACATCTCTTGTGTAACTACAGCAGTATAAGCTCATGCCTCGTTTATATATTACTCTTTAATTTGACATCCTCGCTTCCATGGGATCCATCCTCTTCTCATGTAAATCCTCCTCGTTAATTCACTTACCTGACAATGGCAGAGATTTTTTTGTCACAAGCATGGGCGAATATGTGTATTCTACCCTcagtacagtagaatctcgatgatacgatcacggattaTATAAATTTTGGGATGATACGAATTATTTTCCGTTGTGGGCCGGAATGcttattcttcccatgtattacaGTTTGGACGACACAAACGTGTTGCGTTATCCTGCCTCTATGGATGGTACGAACGAGCCGAGGaggcgacagaggtcgttcccccgtgacgcgagagcgcgCCAGTCATGCTCTTCCTCCTTTCAAGGAGGCAGGGAGATCCTCACTAcaaactcccttacatcatgttgtgcaatgcaagcaatgactctccctttggtggtggtggaagaGGTAGGACCAAAGGGATTACACGGCCCGAAACCTCAGGGCTCATCATCTGTTTCAACCTTTTTAACCTCCTCGCTACAATAAACCGTGAAGCTGTGTGACGTCGCACTGGCTtaggaaaacagcgaccagaacacatggagggaacatatcaggacaacttctggcaacattacggATCACCACTCCGCAAGTCGgtttcacctaacgcctgtgtgctttaggagaagctcgctttatgACATTTTCGCGCGACTCGctggtggaaagcacgtgctgggtcTTTGAATCAACGCGCGAATCtcggcagcattggccaaaaaccaAGACACACCAGCGTTACCATCGAACTCTTTCaccagtcactgtctattttcttgcctcaatttttattttggtttaatcattttgatacgaatttcggatgacacaaattttttttgctacCCAGTGAGATTCGTATAATCGAGATTCTACCGTATGGTGACCGCTAGCGGTTGAATGAGTGGTCCTCCTGATTTAAAAGAGCACAGTGGTTTCGGATGACGCATGCCCAGTTTGCACGCCTGATTTCCGGGTGAATTGTGATGCTCTTTGAGGCACTGGCAAATAAGCTTAAAAGAACAGTGCCCTTGGCCACCTGGTCATATTGACCTACTGGAGTTGTACGGGAGCAACAGAGGGACTTTGACCACCAGAAAGACATGCAGAATATGTTTGTCACTGACCATGAAATAGTATCACTGGAAAAACTACAGTTTGAAAATGCAACTAAGTAGACACTTTTACCAGATAGATGTCTTCCACAAATAAACAGTAATACTTCACAAATAAACAGTAATACTTTCTTCAACAATGTGTATTGCTTTGTAGCAATAATAACACAGTACTGTGTTACATGCAGAGTTTTCTTTCCATCATTGGAGCATATCATATGTTGGtcattaatatgacaattcaCTTTATAACCAATATTTATGGCAATGGTCATGGGCACATTAACAAGGTTCGACTGTACCAGCTTATGTATGGTGCAGTGAGAGACAtttctgaaaaataaataatttaaggGTTGTAGCTCACCTTACCATCGAACAGATATGTTTTGGGTCTTCTGTTTCAGGGCAAAACCGGTGTTTATCCCGATTATGACTACCGTCGCTTAGGCTAAAACCCGAAACTAACTttgcaaagtgccaattcagccaccaatacggGTAGTGGAGAACACCAAGCACTGCACATTCCGCACAGCCATTCCGCATCTGGTGTTCCATCTGAAGTGCGAGaagctctcttttttttatttttccgcTGGAAACTCTGCTTTCCCACCTGATGTTCCCCGATTTTACACTGTTTTACAGCTGCTAAAATAGCAACCGATTTTTACCTCCCGCTTTTCGAGAAACATAAACCCGAAGACACAAGGCCGCACATATGTTACTGTTTTGTACATGCTTCCATACCTAGAGGCAAAGATGTGAGCTGGTTGTCCTTCATGTTTAACTTGGTGAGGTTCTTGGCACGCGAAAAGATACCGAACGGAATCTTGTTGATCTGGTTGTGCTCCATGTTGATGGACTGCGAGGGAGAGAAGTTTGGCGTAAATCTTTTCTCTGTTGAGAGAGAACATCAGAGAGGCTGAATCCGGAGGCACTCACATATACGCTGCAAAACTGAGATGGCCCGCCAACCGGATAGGACGTGAAATTGTTCCGGGACAAAGTGAGGCTGCTCAAATTGGTAAAGCTAGACAATAGACCCTCCTGAAATAAGAAGCATTGCTTAGTACCTGTCAGAGTATTTAAACTATGTGTTCAAAGCACAGTGTTGACACACGAGTCTTACAGATGTTTCGGTACGTTGCACATTTATGTATGTTGGGATGCAACAAGCTCTACAATTGTCAAACTTTTCAGTGTCATATGAGCAATGGCAGCATGGAGTGATATACTTCGATTATAAAATGACGTAGGGGAACACAATACCAAAGCTGCAACTGCTACCTTCGACTGTACTACAGCACTGATCTGGCCGTATTTTTAGGACCGAGCCCGACTTTCCTTTGACTTACCTTCCCGGACCTGATGGTTCTATCCCTGGCCCAGGACCGACTTGAGCCCGAGAAATTTCTAGGCTACGTGGCCTGGTCCGTCAACTATGGAGTAGTTGGCTACAAAAGATAGCTGTGGCTAGCTAACAGTGGCATAGCACAGGCTCAAGCCCGACCCAAGCCCGACCCAAGCCCAATCCAAGCCCGATCCAAGCCCGTCAATGTACGGGCCTGGCCCACGACGTCAAACCCAAGCCCTGCCCAGACCGAtctgtgcagtgctctaggcTATACAATTCCACAAATGCAAGTCACTGAGAGAACACTTGAACTGAGGCATGCCTCAACCACGCCACTGTTATGACTGGCTTCTCAGCACTCAATTGACACCAGAAAGTTTCACAACATGACGTATGCTCGTTGCAATAGGGTCAGCTATGCAGTATGTGCCAAGACAGCTGTGACACTTGTGTCAAAACACTGCGTATTGGAAGAAAGAAATTCTGCGTACTGGAAGTTGCGAAATAACGTTACTCTCCACGTTGAAGTCTGTCATATTTACACAGTTGTTTAATGACTTTGGTACTGATGTCAATTGATTATACCTGCAagtaaaacaagaaaatagcCAGCTTATTTTACGGAGCAGGGGATGTGTACAGATTATGAGAAGTCGACAGCGTGATTGTCAGCTCAAAGAAATGCCATTTACGAACTCACCTTAGTCCTAACCGTGTTAGAGCTTTCAGGTTGCCTATCGTCTCAGGAATGTCAATCAGCTCGTTGTGCTGAACATCAAGTGTGGAAAGCTGAACACAGTTGCCGATTTCTACAACAtaatatgtgaaaaaaaaaaaaaaaagtgacattcaCGCATGGAACGCATTCACAAATTTCTCACAGGTCCGCTTATTTCCACCCACCTGAAGGCAAGTGCTTCAAGTGGTTATTTGAGGCATCGAATGTGATGAGTTGCGTCAACTTCCCAATCCCTGCTGGAAGTTCCCTGATTTTGTTTTCCCGCAAGCTAAGCATTGTTAAATTCTGAGAAGAGAGAGATATCAAACACAGATCCACGACAACGGACTAGTTTGTGCCTTACAGTTAAATTAGCTATGTTGTCCCCCACTTCTCGTATCCTGTTAAACCTCAGGAAGAGGGTAGTTAAAGATGTCAGCTTGTAGACTACCTCAGGGATCTGAAAGAAGAGCAAAGAAAGATCACAacaagagcaaaaaaaaaagtaaaacagTTTCGCCTCGATTAAAAAGTATAGCATTATTGTATATATGGTATACACGGATATTTACATGTACACTCATTATGCAAGATAAAGTACAGAATATTTCTTCCAGTTTCTAACAGGTACTGCTGGTGTGTCAATGTGTCAAAAATTTTCAGCTCCCACATTTGTTTCAGCATACATTACAAACAATAAAACCTGcctattaaaacttaaaaaccCTATGTATTGTGAATACACTATTCtgctattttcttgttttttaaaCAGCAGCTAAGTAAATATTGCAACAAAGTTTCTGCGGCTACAAAACTATCCAAACTTGGGTATTGGTAAGCAGTTTCGGAAGCTTTATGTGTTATTTCATTTTCACGATTTCTTCACAAAGAACTGGACTGGAGTAGCAATTTCGCATAAAATTTTTGCGTTTCGTACATCCTCGAACATATAGTCTAGCTCCCAAATGCTCTTTATATTCATTTTATCTTCATTACAA from Ornithodoros turicata isolate Travis chromosome 4, ASM3712646v1, whole genome shotgun sequence encodes the following:
- the LOC135391168 gene encoding leucine-rich repeat protein SHOC-2-like isoform X2, whose amino-acid sequence is MRKLSKSKGSDKQSHSAAAQRLATYRSDQATGAGVSSPAGSPNISPSSPDTEPGSSGGTFGGAEASESRVMSSLDQPSTSRESKESTKEKKLSSGSLGSGDAARPKQVTVTHPGTTKPKPTSKKKGSIQADLDVSKELSRCKEEGATRLDLSKSSITVLPASVRDLCHLVEFYLYGNKLATLPPEIGGLVNLQTLALSENSLTSLPDTLANLRQLRVLDLRHNKLSEIPEVVYKLTSLTTLFLRFNRIREVGDNIANLTNLTMLSLRENKIRELPAGIGKLTQLITFDASNNHLKHLPSEIGNCVQLSTLDVQHNELIDIPETIGNLKALTRLGLRYNQLTSVPKSLNNCVNMTDFNVESNVISQLPEGLLSSFTNLSSLTLSRNNFTSYPVGGPSQFCSVYSINMEHNQINKIPFGIFSRAKNLTKLNMKDNQLTSLPLDIGTWTNMVELNLGTNQLSKVPDDIQYLQSLEVLILSNNLLRRLPPTLGNLARLRVLDLEENRLDALPNEIGFLRELQKLVVQSNQLASLPRAIGHLSNLTYLGVGENNLNCVPEEIGTLENLESLYINDNPNLHSLPFELALCTNLQIMSIENCPLSQIPPEIVNGGPSLVIQYLKMKGPYRTL
- the LOC135391168 gene encoding leucine-rich repeat protein soc-2 homolog isoform X3, with translation MEDDVAASSSSGHNCGKEEKKLSSGSLGSGDAARPKQVTVTHPGTTKPKPTSKKKGSIQADLDVSKELSRCKEEGATRLDLSKSSITVLPASVRDLCHLVEFYLYGNKLATLPPEIGGLVNLQTLALSENSLTSLPDTLANLRQLRVLDLRHNKLSEIPEVVYKLTSLTTLFLRFNRIREVGDNIANLTNLTMLSLRENKIRELPAGIGKLTQLITFDASNNHLKHLPSEIGNCVQLSTLDVQHNELIDIPETIGNLKALTRLGLRYNQLTSVPKSLNNCVNMTDFNVESNVISQLPEGLLSSFTNLSSLTLSRNNFTSYPVGGPSQFCSVYSINMEHNQINKIPFGIFSRAKNLTKLNMKDNQLTSLPLDIGTWTNMVELNLGTNQLSKVPDDIQYLQSLEVLILSNNLLRRLPPTLGNLARLRVLDLEENRLDALPNEIGFLRELQKLVVQSNQLASLPRAIGHLSNLTYLGVGENNLNCVPEEIGTLENLESLYINDNPNLHSLPFELALCTNLQIMSIENCPLSQIPPEIVNGGPSLVIQYLKMKGPYRTL
- the LOC135391168 gene encoding leucine-rich repeat protein SHOC-2-like isoform X1 is translated as MRKLSKSKGSDKQSHSAAAQRLATYRSDQATGAGVSSPAGSPNISPSSPDTEPGSSGGTFGGAEASESRVMSSLDQPSTSRESKESTKRGSCCCQVECCGGGDSEANANADDDLHLEPLPTPPPPTHASEKKLSSGSLGSGDAARPKQVTVTHPGTTKPKPTSKKKGSIQADLDVSKELSRCKEEGATRLDLSKSSITVLPASVRDLCHLVEFYLYGNKLATLPPEIGGLVNLQTLALSENSLTSLPDTLANLRQLRVLDLRHNKLSEIPEVVYKLTSLTTLFLRFNRIREVGDNIANLTNLTMLSLRENKIRELPAGIGKLTQLITFDASNNHLKHLPSEIGNCVQLSTLDVQHNELIDIPETIGNLKALTRLGLRYNQLTSVPKSLNNCVNMTDFNVESNVISQLPEGLLSSFTNLSSLTLSRNNFTSYPVGGPSQFCSVYSINMEHNQINKIPFGIFSRAKNLTKLNMKDNQLTSLPLDIGTWTNMVELNLGTNQLSKVPDDIQYLQSLEVLILSNNLLRRLPPTLGNLARLRVLDLEENRLDALPNEIGFLRELQKLVVQSNQLASLPRAIGHLSNLTYLGVGENNLNCVPEEIGTLENLESLYINDNPNLHSLPFELALCTNLQIMSIENCPLSQIPPEIVNGGPSLVIQYLKMKGPYRTL